DNA sequence from the Streptomyces sp. HUAS 15-9 genome:
CCACGGAGCCCGCACATGACCCACGTCCACACAGCCGGAGCCAGGCCATGAGCTACGAGCCGCCGCGCCCGGTCAGGGGTCTGCTGCTCACCCCCGAGGACCGAGAGGCCCCCGCCCGCACCCACAGACTGCGCCGACTCGGCCTGGGGGAGCGCCCGGAGCCCGCCCTCGACGCCTTCGCGTGCCGCCTCGCCGAGCACACCGGCGCGCCGTACGCCATGGTCAACTTCATCGACGAGGAGCGGCAGTTCTTCGCCGGCCTGCGCACCCCGGGCGCCGGACCGGTCGTGCTGCCCGACGGCACGAGGCCCGAAGTGGGCCGCTATATGCCCCGCGACCACGGCTTCTGCCCCCATGTGGTGGTCCGGCGCAAGGCGCTGGTGCTGGAGGACGTGTGCGACTACCCGCGGTTCGCGGGCAACCCGGTCGTCGACACGTACGGCATCCGCTCCTATCTGGGAGCCCCGCTCATCGACAGCACGGGCATGGTGCTGGGCACCGTGTGCGTCGCCGACATCGAGCCCCGGCACTGGGGCAAGCCCGGTCTGGAGACCATCAAGGCGACGGCCGTGGAACTCGCCGCGGGTCTTGAGCGGCTCGAGGGGTCCACGGGGGCGTGAACGACGGCTTCCGAGGGGCGTGAAGGCAAGCTTCCGTGGGGGCGTGAAGGAAAGCTGAGGCGGCGGTTAAGAAAAGCTCGATGGACCGCGCCCCGCGCATGCGGCAGATTGCAGCTCAGATTCCACCCTCTTCCCCGGTTCAGGGCTCCCTCGGCATGCCCGGAACCAGGGCCTCACCCACAGGAGCCGTAGCGTTGAAGGCGCTGGTCAAGGAGAAGGCGGAGCCCGGGCTGTGGCTCACGGACGTCCCCGAGCCCACGGTCGGACCCGGTGACGTACTGATCAAGGTCCAGCGGACCGGCATCTGCGGCACCGACCTGCACATCCGGTCCTGGGACGGCTGGGCCCGGCAGACGATCCGCACCCCGCTCGTGGTCGGACACGAGTTCGTCGGCGAGGTCGTCGGGACCGGCCGGGACGTCACCGACATCAAGGTGGGCGACCGGGTCAGCGGCGAGGGCCATCTGGTGTGCGGCAAGTGCCGCAACTGCCTGGCCGGCCGCCGTCATCTCTGCCGGGCCACCATCGGGCTCGGCGTCGGCAGGGACGGGGCGTTCGCCGAGTACGTCGCCCTGCCCGCCACCAACGTCTGGGTGCACCGCGTCCCCGTCGACCTCGATGTCGCCGCGATCTTCGATCCGTTCGGCAACGCCGTGCACACGGCGCTGTCCTTCCCGCTGGTCGGCGAGGACGTCCTGATCACCGGCGCCGGACCGATCGGCCTGATGGCCGCGGCGGTGGCCCGGCACGCCGGCGCCCGCAACGTCGTGATCACCGACGTCAGCGAGGAGCGCCTGCAACTGGCGCGGAAGATCGGGGTGAGCCTCGCGATCGATGTGGCCCAGTCGAGCATCGCCGACGGGCAGCGCGAACTCGGCCTGCGCGAGGGCTTCGACATCGGCCTGGAGATGTCCGGCCGCGCCGAGGCGATGCGCGACATGATCGCCAACATGACGCACGGCGGCCGGATCGCCATGCTCGGCCTGCCGACGCAGGAGTTCCCCGTCGACTGGGCCCGGATCGTCACCTCGATGATCACCATCAAGGGCATCTACGGCCGCGAGATGTTCGAGACCTGGTACGCGATGTCGGTGCTGCTGGAAGCCGGCCTCGACCTGTCCCCCGTGATCACCGGCCGATACGACTACCGCGACTTCGAGGCGGCGTTCGCCGACGCGGCGAGCGGCAAGGGCGGCAAGGTCATCCTCGACTGGACTGCGTAAGTCACCCGTTTTTCTAGGAGCTTTCCGATGTTCGACTCCGTGCGCGACGACCTGCGCGCCACCCTCGACGAGATCCGTGCCGCCGGTCTGCACAAGCCCGAGCGCGTCATCGACACCCCGCAGTCCGCGACCGTCAACGTCAGTGCGGGCGGCCGCCCCGGCGAGGTCCTCAACTTCTGCGCCAACAACTACCTCGGCCTCGCCGACCACCCCGAGGTGATCGCCGCGGCCCACACGGCCCTGGACCGCTGGGGCTACGGCATGGCGTCCGTGCGCTTCATCTGCGGTACGCAGGAGGTGCACAAGGAGCTGGAGGCGCGGCTGTCGGCCTTCCTCGGGCAGGAGGACACGATCCTCTACTCCTCCTGCTTCGACGCCAACGGCGGCGTCTTCGAGACGCTGCTCGACGCCGAGGACGCGGTGATCTCCGACGCCCTCAACCACGCCTCGATCATCGACGGCATCCGTCTGTCCAAGGCCCGCCGCTTCCGCTACGCCAACCGCGACATGGCGGACCTGGAGCGGCAGTTGAAGGAGGCCACCGAGGGCGGTGCGCGCCGCAGGCTGATCGTCACGGACGGCGTCTTCTCCATGGACGGCTATGTGGCCCCGCTCCGGGAGATCTGCGACCTGGCCGACCGCTACGGCGCGATGGTCATGGTCGACGACTCGCACGCCGTCGGCTTCGTCGGTCCCGGCGGCCGCGGCACCCCCGAACTGCACGGTGTCATGGACCGCGTCGACATCGTCACCGGCACCCTCGGCAAGGCGCTCGGCGGCGCCTCCGGCGGCTATGTCGCCGCCCGCGCCGAGATCGTGGCCCTGCTGCGCCAGCGCTCGCGGCCGTACCTGTTCTCGAACACGCTCGCCCCGGTGATCGCCGCCGCCTCCCTGAAGGTCATCGACCTGCTGGAGTCGGCCGACGACCTGCGCGTCCGGCTCACCGAGAACACGGCGCTGTTCCGCCGCCGGATGACCGAGGAGGGCTTCGACGTCCTCCCCGGCGACCACGCCATCGCGCCCGTCATGATCGGCGACGCGGCGAAGGCGGGTCGGCTGGCGGAGCTGCTGCTGGAGCGCGGTGTGTATGTGATCGGCTTCTCCTACCCGGTCGTCCCGCAGGGCCAGGCCCGCATCCGCGTCCAGCTGTCCGCCGCCCACTCCACCGAGGACGTCGACCGCGCGGTCGACGCCTTCGTCGCGGCCCGGGCGGAGCTGGCGGGCTGAGCGGGGCGCACGCCTTGCGATAATTGGCCGCATGATCGAAGCGCGGCGGCTCCACATCCTGCGTGCGGTGGCGGACCACCGCACCGTGACAGCGGCTGCCGCCGCGCTCTATCTCACGCCCTCGGCCGTCTCCCAGCAGCTGGCGGCCCTGGAGCAGGAGACCGGCCACCGGCTGGTCGAGCGCAGCGCCAAGGGCGTACGGCTGACTCCGGCCGGTGAGATCCTGCTCGGGCACACCAACGCCGTCCTCGCCCAGCTGGAGCGGGCCGAGGCGGAGCTCGCGGCGTACGGCTCGGGCGAGGCCGGCACGGTCACGGTCGCCGCCTTCGCGACCGGTATCGCCCAGGTCGTCGCACCCGCGGTGGCCCGGCTCGCGCAGGCGGCGCCCGGCATACGCATCCGCGTCCAGGACACCGAGGGCGACGCAAGCCTGCCCATGGTCCTGGACCGGCAGGTCGATGTCGCGGTCGCCGTCGAGTACCGAGGGGCCCCGCCCGCCGACGACCCGCGGCTGACCCACGTCCCGCTCTACGCCGAGCCCTTCGACGCGGTCGTCCCGGTCACCCACCGCCTCGCCGACGCCACCGAGGTCCCCCTCGCGGAGCTGGCCAAGGACACGTGGATCGGCCCCTACCCCGGCAACCCCTGCCACGACGTCGTCGTCCTGGCCTGTGAGAGCGCCGGATTCCAGCCCCGCCTCGAACACTCCTCGGACGACTTCCGGGCGGTCGTCGCCCTCGCCTCGGCCGACGCGGGCGTCGCCCTCGTCCCCCGCTCCGCCCTGCGCGGCATGGACCTCACGGGCGTGGTGGTCCGCCCCGTCGACGGCGTCGCCCCGACCCGCCGGGTCTTCGCGGCGGTACGGCGGGGAGCCGAGGGCCACCCCTTGATCCGGCAGGTGCTGGACGCACTCGGCGAGGCGGCCCAGGCGTGAGGCCGGTCCCGGCCGCGCGGTGAACGCGTCGAGCGGTGGCTGACCGCCGGTGCCGGCATCGTCGCTCTCCTGCAAGCAGATGTCCGCTCTGACCAGGTGATTGTCAGTGGTACGGGCTACGGTGCCTGTCATGCCGGATGCCGAAGACGTACGCCGTATCGCCCTGTCCCTGCCGGACACCACGGAGAAGATCGCCTGGAGCATGCCCACGTTCCGGGTGGCCGGGAAGATGTTCGCCACGCTGCCCGAGGAGGAGACCTCCATCGCCGTGCGCTGTCCCAAGGAGGAGCGCGACGAACTGGTCCTGGCGGAACCGAAGAAGTTCTGGATCGCCGACCACGAGGCCCAGTTCGCCTGGGTCCGCGTCCGGCTCGCCGCGCTGGAGGGCGAGGACGAACTGCGCGACATCCTCGCCGACTCCTGGCGCCAGGCGGCCCCGACCCGACTCCTCGACTCCCACCCGGAACTGGGGCTGCCGGGCGGGGTGTAACAGCCGACTGGCGCTCGGCGCGGGCAACCCCGTGACCGCGCACCGATCACCCCCGTACCGGCACCGCGACGAACCCCGCGATCCGGTCCCGCAGGCCTGCCGCGTCGAGTCCGTGCGCGGCGATGTGCTCCTCGATGCTTCCGTACCGGCGCAGTTCGCGGCGCCCCACGCCCAGTGCGAGCGCCCGGTGGGGCACGTCCGAGAGGGCCTCGTTCACGGCGGCCGTCGTTGTCCCGGCGAGATACGGCTCGACGAGTACGACGTCCGTGCCCGCCGACTCGGTGGCCCGCCGCAGTGCGGGCGCGTCGAAGGGCCGTACCGTCGTCGCGTACAGGACGGTGACATCGAGGTGCTCGGTGGCGGCCAGGACGGCGTCCAGCACCGGACCCACGGCGACGACCACACCGCAGCGCCCCTCACGGACGGTGCGGAAACGCCGGCCGTCCACCGGGAGGCCCTGCCGGTTGGCCTGCACGGACAGGCGGACGTACACCTTGTCGTCCCCGGCCGCGACCGCGTGCCGCAGCAGCGTCTCGGCCTCGTCGGGGTGCCCGGGCACATGTACGGTCCAGCCGTCCAGGGTGTCGAGCAGTGCCACGTCACCGGGTGCCATGTGCGTGTACCCGCCGGCGGGCCAGTCGAAGGAGGCGGCCGCGCTCACCAGGACCGCCCCGACGTCCTGGTGCCCCAGGTCCAGCTTCACCTGCTCGAAGGGCCGCTCGACCAGAAAGCTGGCGAAGGTGTGCACGACCGGCCGCATCCCGGTGAGCGCCAGCCCGGCCGCGGCGCCGACCAGGAGCTGCTCGCGGATACCGACGTTGATCACCCGGTCCGGATGCCGGCGCCGTGCCTCGGCGAAGCCGTCCTTGCCGATCTCGGCGAGGACGACCGCGACCCGGGGATCCTCGTCGAGGATCCGGGAGACGACGGGGGCGAAGCGGTCACGCATGGTGTCCATGGAGGTCAGGCCCTTCTGGAAATGGGGAATCGGTTCAGGCGTGCTTCGGCTCGACACGGGCCACGACCACGTGCGGGCGGCCCGGATGGGGCGCGCCGAAGGCGGCGTACAGCGCCTCGTGGTCACGGCCGTCGACGGTGACCGCGGACCAGCCCGCGGCCTCGAAGCGCGCGGTGATCCCGCCGGGCCGGGCGTGGCTCGCGGAGGAGTTGTCGACGACGACGGTGTGCAGCCGCTGAAGACCGGCGGGCCCGGCGAAGGCGATCGCCTCGTGGTTGCTGCCCTCGTCCAGCTCGGCGTCCCCGATCAGCACCCACACCCGCGGATCGTCCAGCCCCTGGGCGCGCAGTCCCAGCGCCGTGCCCACCGCGATGGGCAGCCCGTGCCCGAGCGATCCGCTGCCGATCTCCGCCCCCGGCACCAGCACGCGGTCGGGGTGGTGGCCGAGCGGGGAGTCGTACGAACCGAAGCCCGCCAGCCACTCGACCGGCACGAAGCCCTTGGCGGCCAGCACCGCGTAGTACGCCATCGGCCCGTGCCCCTTGCTCAGCAGGAACCGGTCCCGCGCCGGATCGT
Encoded proteins:
- a CDS encoding GAF domain-containing protein is translated as MSYEPPRPVRGLLLTPEDREAPARTHRLRRLGLGERPEPALDAFACRLAEHTGAPYAMVNFIDEERQFFAGLRTPGAGPVVLPDGTRPEVGRYMPRDHGFCPHVVVRRKALVLEDVCDYPRFAGNPVVDTYGIRSYLGAPLIDSTGMVLGTVCVADIEPRHWGKPGLETIKATAVELAAGLERLEGSTGA
- the tdh gene encoding L-threonine 3-dehydrogenase, with the translated sequence MKALVKEKAEPGLWLTDVPEPTVGPGDVLIKVQRTGICGTDLHIRSWDGWARQTIRTPLVVGHEFVGEVVGTGRDVTDIKVGDRVSGEGHLVCGKCRNCLAGRRHLCRATIGLGVGRDGAFAEYVALPATNVWVHRVPVDLDVAAIFDPFGNAVHTALSFPLVGEDVLITGAGPIGLMAAAVARHAGARNVVITDVSEERLQLARKIGVSLAIDVAQSSIADGQRELGLREGFDIGLEMSGRAEAMRDMIANMTHGGRIAMLGLPTQEFPVDWARIVTSMITIKGIYGREMFETWYAMSVLLEAGLDLSPVITGRYDYRDFEAAFADAASGKGGKVILDWTA
- a CDS encoding glycine C-acetyltransferase — its product is MFDSVRDDLRATLDEIRAAGLHKPERVIDTPQSATVNVSAGGRPGEVLNFCANNYLGLADHPEVIAAAHTALDRWGYGMASVRFICGTQEVHKELEARLSAFLGQEDTILYSSCFDANGGVFETLLDAEDAVISDALNHASIIDGIRLSKARRFRYANRDMADLERQLKEATEGGARRRLIVTDGVFSMDGYVAPLREICDLADRYGAMVMVDDSHAVGFVGPGGRGTPELHGVMDRVDIVTGTLGKALGGASGGYVAARAEIVALLRQRSRPYLFSNTLAPVIAAASLKVIDLLESADDLRVRLTENTALFRRRMTEEGFDVLPGDHAIAPVMIGDAAKAGRLAELLLERGVYVIGFSYPVVPQGQARIRVQLSAAHSTEDVDRAVDAFVAARAELAG
- a CDS encoding LysR family transcriptional regulator; protein product: MIEARRLHILRAVADHRTVTAAAAALYLTPSAVSQQLAALEQETGHRLVERSAKGVRLTPAGEILLGHTNAVLAQLERAEAELAAYGSGEAGTVTVAAFATGIAQVVAPAVARLAQAAPGIRIRVQDTEGDASLPMVLDRQVDVAVAVEYRGAPPADDPRLTHVPLYAEPFDAVVPVTHRLADATEVPLAELAKDTWIGPYPGNPCHDVVVLACESAGFQPRLEHSSDDFRAVVALASADAGVALVPRSALRGMDLTGVVVRPVDGVAPTRRVFAAVRRGAEGHPLIRQVLDALGEAAQA
- a CDS encoding MmcQ/YjbR family DNA-binding protein, which encodes MPDAEDVRRIALSLPDTTEKIAWSMPTFRVAGKMFATLPEEETSIAVRCPKEERDELVLAEPKKFWIADHEAQFAWVRVRLAALEGEDELRDILADSWRQAAPTRLLDSHPELGLPGGV
- a CDS encoding transketolase family protein — its product is MDTMRDRFAPVVSRILDEDPRVAVVLAEIGKDGFAEARRRHPDRVINVGIREQLLVGAAAGLALTGMRPVVHTFASFLVERPFEQVKLDLGHQDVGAVLVSAAASFDWPAGGYTHMAPGDVALLDTLDGWTVHVPGHPDEAETLLRHAVAAGDDKVYVRLSVQANRQGLPVDGRRFRTVREGRCGVVVAVGPVLDAVLAATEHLDVTVLYATTVRPFDAPALRRATESAGTDVVLVEPYLAGTTTAAVNEALSDVPHRALALGVGRRELRRYGSIEEHIAAHGLDAAGLRDRIAGFVAVPVRG
- a CDS encoding transketolase, with the protein product MTITETHGRTYAYTDLPGLMSGMTGDEKHGPAATSTLDVLWVLYDRVLRVGPRSMDDPARDRFLLSKGHGPMAYYAVLAAKGFVPVEWLAGFGSYDSPLGHHPDRVLVPGAEIGSGSLGHGLPIAVGTALGLRAQGLDDPRVWVLIGDAELDEGSNHEAIAFAGPAGLQRLHTVVVDNSSASHARPGGITARFEAAGWSAVTVDGRDHEALYAAFGAPHPGRPHVVVARVEPKHA